One genomic region from Vanacampus margaritifer isolate UIUO_Vmar chromosome 2, RoL_Vmar_1.0, whole genome shotgun sequence encodes:
- the csf2rb gene encoding cytokine receptor common subunit beta isoform X2, which produces MRGTSLYPRMVPLFWVLFWLVHPRLALLDHPDGCITYSSHDALMKSLKCHNDYESFVYCKWSECPDMHAPLQLWFQAGPSRERCEPFGDEVRNADGHRTVRCRYETRSFSIGIQHTVFFIKDDALCSSAPRKPMKLSHHVRARTPVDLSKYDTANGQLGIKWSSPYPTSSSLNKNIIYQLGYKAERQDMWTIKNVTNTDVKLETRLLLPGHRYEARVRGRASVGQWSHWSPVVTWRTKEDNGQFPSLYCVLDGEKKVICSWEVSRELDHVITYQLACQRNHTAPSESCCISPTVTFDPSRPLVRYSCSLIVSMPAHMLLELQPIRSTKTFWANEHICPRPPQQVSVREDGNNWLVEWIEPSTASKIRLYYQVRYYRTHDKGSSTLLNISEGSTSVRILSASLSASEPHQVQVRSVVIPGEGSLYEGSPSEWTQPEDWTSHAATLPITTIVYFCVALTMVVVFIILFRTVLACQRKVILWVDSVPSPGKSKILTEIKSATCQALIENEDTYMCKVQPTCISPSSSPLPPEGAKNKDLEQDREDYKCISLPLPAEKVNGCDLPVHFSGPYILCQDSACQSLHSTCMCEETKENEITSSDGPSSGAFSLNGEGYVSLPHDSVSASTSKLVSHWGANANTQKWEQNQQSENNTAWADKMVDIRPDSGDPPPAYSSEPPCPIVRASGYCLLPPPS; this is translated from the exons ATGAGGGGTACGAGCCTTTACCCAAGAATGGTGCCTCTTTTCTGGGTGTTGTTTTGGTTGGTACACCCCCGTCTGGCTCTCCTCGATCATCCAGACGGATGCATCACCTACAGCTCACATGACG CCTTAATGAAGTCATTAAAGTGTCATAACGACTACGAATCGTTCGTCTACTGCAAGTGGAGCGAGTGTCCAGACATGCATGCACCACTGCAGCTATGGTTCCAAGCAGGACCGAGCAG GGAGCGATGTGAGCCCTTTGGTGATGAGGTCCGAAATGCAGATGGGCACAGGACCGTCCGGTGTAGATATGAGACGCGCTCTTTTTCCATCGGCATCCAACACACCGTCTTCTTTATCAAGGACGACGCACTCTGCTCATCTGCCCCACGGAAACCCATGAAGCTTTCTCATCATG TCAGAGCACGCACACCAGTGGATTTGTCCAAATATGACACTGCCAATGGACAGCTGGGGATCAAATGGTCCAGTCCTTATCCCACATCCTCTTCCCTGAACAAAAACATCATCTACCAACTTGGCTACAAGGCAGAAAGACAGGACATGTGGACT ATTAAGAATGTGACAAACACAGATGTCAAACTGGAGACACGACTGCTGCTTCCAGGTCACAGGTACGAGGCCAGGGTGAGGGGCCGGGCCAGCGTGGGCCAGTGGAGTCACTGGAGTCCTGTGGTGACTTGGAGGACTAAAGAAG ACAACGGACAGTTTCCTAGCTTGTATTGTGTGCTTGATGGCGAGAAGAAGGTGATATGCAGCTGGGAGGTGAGCAGAGAACTGGATCACGTAATTACTTACCAGCTGGCCTGTCAACGCAACCACACTGCACC GTCTGAGAGCTGCTGCATAAGCCCCACGGTGACCTTTGACCCCAGTAGGCCGCTGGTGCGATACAGCTGCTCGCTGATTGTGTCAATGCCTGCACATATGCTTCTGGAACTTCAGCCCATTCGCAGCACAAAGACGTTCTGGGCCAATGAACACA TTTGTCCCAGGCCACCACAGCAGGTGAGCGTGAGAGAGGACGGCAACAACTGGCTTGTGGAATGGATTGAACCCAGCACGGCTTCAAAAATCAGGCTATATTATCAAGTGCGCTATTACAGGACGCACGATAAG GGTTCCTCGACCCTGCTGAACATTTCGGAAGGTTCCACTTCAGTGCGCATCCTGAGTGCATCTCTGAGCGCATCCGAGCCTCACCAGGTCCAAGTCAGATCTGTAGTCATCCCTGGAGAGGGTTCACTCTATGAAGGAAGTCCTTCAGAATGGACCCAGCCAGAAGACTGGACCTCACATGCAG CCACGTTGCCCATCACCACCATTGTCTACTTCTGCGTCGCTTTGACTATGGTCGTAGTCTTCATCATACTCTTCCGGACCGTTTTAGCTTGTCAAAG AAAAGTGATTCTTTGGGTGGACTCTGTTCCTTCTCCTGGCAAAAGCAAAATCCTGACAGAGATCAAG TCTGCCACCTGCCAGGCCCTGATAGAGAACGAGGACACTTACATGTGTAAAGTGCAGCCTACATG CATCTCCCCAAGCTCCTCACCGTTGCCACCTGAGGgtgcaaaaaataaagatttggaGCAGGACCGAGAGGACTACAAATGTATTAGCCTGCCCCTCCCTGCTGAGAAGGTTAATGGCTGTGACCTTCCAGTGCACTTCAGCGGCCCATATATCCTGTGCCAG GATTCTGCATGTCAGTCCTTACATTCTACGTGCATGTGTGAAGAAACAAAGGAGAACGAAATAACTTCATCTGACGGTCCTTCGTCGGGAGCCTTCTCCCTGAACGGAGAAGGTTACGTGTCCCTTCCCCATGACAGCGTCTCCGCTTCCACATCGAAGCTGGTGTCGCACTGGGGCGCCAATGCAAACACGCAAAAGTGGGAGCAGAACCAGCAGAGTGAAAATAATACAGCGTGGGCCGATAAGATGGTCGACATCAGGCCCGATAGCGGTGACCCGCCTCCAGCATACAGCTCAGAGCCTCCCTGCCCCATCGTAAGGGCCTCAGGGTACTGCCTTCTGCCTCCTCCCTCTTAA
- the csf2rb gene encoding cytokine receptor common subunit beta isoform X1: MRGTSLYPRMVPLFWVLFWLVHPRLALLDHPDGCITYSSHDAALMKSLKCHNDYESFVYCKWSECPDMHAPLQLWFQAGPSRERCEPFGDEVRNADGHRTVRCRYETRSFSIGIQHTVFFIKDDALCSSAPRKPMKLSHHVRARTPVDLSKYDTANGQLGIKWSSPYPTSSSLNKNIIYQLGYKAERQDMWTIKNVTNTDVKLETRLLLPGHRYEARVRGRASVGQWSHWSPVVTWRTKEDNGQFPSLYCVLDGEKKVICSWEVSRELDHVITYQLACQRNHTAPSESCCISPTVTFDPSRPLVRYSCSLIVSMPAHMLLELQPIRSTKTFWANEHICPRPPQQVSVREDGNNWLVEWIEPSTASKIRLYYQVRYYRTHDKGSSTLLNISEGSTSVRILSASLSASEPHQVQVRSVVIPGEGSLYEGSPSEWTQPEDWTSHAATLPITTIVYFCVALTMVVVFIILFRTVLACQRKVILWVDSVPSPGKSKILTEIKSATCQALIENEDTYMCKVQPTCISPSSSPLPPEGAKNKDLEQDREDYKCISLPLPAEKVNGCDLPVHFSGPYILCQDSACQSLHSTCMCEETKENEITSSDGPSSGAFSLNGEGYVSLPHDSVSASTSKLVSHWGANANTQKWEQNQQSENNTAWADKMVDIRPDSGDPPPAYSSEPPCPIVRASGYCLLPPPS, encoded by the exons ATGAGGGGTACGAGCCTTTACCCAAGAATGGTGCCTCTTTTCTGGGTGTTGTTTTGGTTGGTACACCCCCGTCTGGCTCTCCTCGATCATCCAGACGGATGCATCACCTACAGCTCACATGACG CAGCCTTAATGAAGTCATTAAAGTGTCATAACGACTACGAATCGTTCGTCTACTGCAAGTGGAGCGAGTGTCCAGACATGCATGCACCACTGCAGCTATGGTTCCAAGCAGGACCGAGCAG GGAGCGATGTGAGCCCTTTGGTGATGAGGTCCGAAATGCAGATGGGCACAGGACCGTCCGGTGTAGATATGAGACGCGCTCTTTTTCCATCGGCATCCAACACACCGTCTTCTTTATCAAGGACGACGCACTCTGCTCATCTGCCCCACGGAAACCCATGAAGCTTTCTCATCATG TCAGAGCACGCACACCAGTGGATTTGTCCAAATATGACACTGCCAATGGACAGCTGGGGATCAAATGGTCCAGTCCTTATCCCACATCCTCTTCCCTGAACAAAAACATCATCTACCAACTTGGCTACAAGGCAGAAAGACAGGACATGTGGACT ATTAAGAATGTGACAAACACAGATGTCAAACTGGAGACACGACTGCTGCTTCCAGGTCACAGGTACGAGGCCAGGGTGAGGGGCCGGGCCAGCGTGGGCCAGTGGAGTCACTGGAGTCCTGTGGTGACTTGGAGGACTAAAGAAG ACAACGGACAGTTTCCTAGCTTGTATTGTGTGCTTGATGGCGAGAAGAAGGTGATATGCAGCTGGGAGGTGAGCAGAGAACTGGATCACGTAATTACTTACCAGCTGGCCTGTCAACGCAACCACACTGCACC GTCTGAGAGCTGCTGCATAAGCCCCACGGTGACCTTTGACCCCAGTAGGCCGCTGGTGCGATACAGCTGCTCGCTGATTGTGTCAATGCCTGCACATATGCTTCTGGAACTTCAGCCCATTCGCAGCACAAAGACGTTCTGGGCCAATGAACACA TTTGTCCCAGGCCACCACAGCAGGTGAGCGTGAGAGAGGACGGCAACAACTGGCTTGTGGAATGGATTGAACCCAGCACGGCTTCAAAAATCAGGCTATATTATCAAGTGCGCTATTACAGGACGCACGATAAG GGTTCCTCGACCCTGCTGAACATTTCGGAAGGTTCCACTTCAGTGCGCATCCTGAGTGCATCTCTGAGCGCATCCGAGCCTCACCAGGTCCAAGTCAGATCTGTAGTCATCCCTGGAGAGGGTTCACTCTATGAAGGAAGTCCTTCAGAATGGACCCAGCCAGAAGACTGGACCTCACATGCAG CCACGTTGCCCATCACCACCATTGTCTACTTCTGCGTCGCTTTGACTATGGTCGTAGTCTTCATCATACTCTTCCGGACCGTTTTAGCTTGTCAAAG AAAAGTGATTCTTTGGGTGGACTCTGTTCCTTCTCCTGGCAAAAGCAAAATCCTGACAGAGATCAAG TCTGCCACCTGCCAGGCCCTGATAGAGAACGAGGACACTTACATGTGTAAAGTGCAGCCTACATG CATCTCCCCAAGCTCCTCACCGTTGCCACCTGAGGgtgcaaaaaataaagatttggaGCAGGACCGAGAGGACTACAAATGTATTAGCCTGCCCCTCCCTGCTGAGAAGGTTAATGGCTGTGACCTTCCAGTGCACTTCAGCGGCCCATATATCCTGTGCCAG GATTCTGCATGTCAGTCCTTACATTCTACGTGCATGTGTGAAGAAACAAAGGAGAACGAAATAACTTCATCTGACGGTCCTTCGTCGGGAGCCTTCTCCCTGAACGGAGAAGGTTACGTGTCCCTTCCCCATGACAGCGTCTCCGCTTCCACATCGAAGCTGGTGTCGCACTGGGGCGCCAATGCAAACACGCAAAAGTGGGAGCAGAACCAGCAGAGTGAAAATAATACAGCGTGGGCCGATAAGATGGTCGACATCAGGCCCGATAGCGGTGACCCGCCTCCAGCATACAGCTCAGAGCCTCCCTGCCCCATCGTAAGGGCCTCAGGGTACTGCCTTCTGCCTCCTCCCTCTTAA